In Methanosarcina siciliae T4/M, one genomic interval encodes:
- a CDS encoding MBL fold metallo-hydrolase, which yields MISKKLIDLGVLALRQRNSRGNFKPHLSIRFRNNAGELRSFSIDTTRSLGKQPQPDAYLITHAHSDHHGKSAMLSPRAVCTDKTAVALEIRHDKNYAGSMCRLGDEIEIEGVRVRTFPTEHTAGAAAFYWENDVGTRILVTGDVKDASKLPPCDVLITEANYGDPEDPSCHFADDLESMKCALFEGGPVAFGAYEFGKAQRAVELMRDFGYEGAIRMEARTRALTRSMLEDAGELAELDSGGEDEVFVVAPWDLGKLPWNVKKYVLSCRADYPYPVIKISDHLDACGLEDMVRKLNPEVTLVYHPGGHRPSKFSKHLNSIGIDSISIDQIGNVLSNEFI from the coding sequence GTGATTTCTAAAAAACTAATTGATCTTGGTGTGCTGGCGCTCAGGCAGCGCAACTCACGAGGAAATTTCAAACCCCATCTTTCGATCCGTTTTCGGAACAATGCGGGAGAGTTACGCTCCTTTTCGATTGACACTACTCGGAGTCTGGGAAAGCAACCACAGCCAGATGCATACCTGATCACTCATGCCCATTCCGATCATCACGGGAAATCGGCGATGCTATCTCCGAGAGCGGTCTGTACGGACAAAACTGCAGTTGCTCTTGAAATAAGACATGATAAAAATTACGCGGGCAGCATGTGCAGGCTCGGGGATGAGATTGAAATCGAGGGGGTCAGAGTAAGGACTTTCCCCACGGAACATACTGCCGGAGCTGCTGCCTTTTACTGGGAAAACGACGTGGGGACCAGGATTCTGGTTACAGGGGATGTCAAGGATGCCAGCAAGCTCCCTCCCTGCGATGTCCTTATCACTGAAGCTAACTATGGGGATCCTGAAGACCCTTCCTGCCATTTTGCGGATGACCTCGAAAGCATGAAATGCGCCCTTTTTGAGGGTGGCCCTGTTGCCTTCGGAGCATACGAGTTCGGAAAAGCCCAGCGTGCCGTTGAATTAATGAGGGATTTCGGATACGAAGGCGCCATCCGTATGGAAGCCCGGACCAGGGCACTTACGCGGAGCATGCTTGAGGATGCTGGAGAACTTGCAGAGCTTGATTCCGGAGGGGAAGATGAGGTTTTCGTGGTGGCTCCCTGGGACCTTGGCAAGCTCCCGTGGAATGTAAAAAAGTATGTACTGAGCTGCCGTGCGGATTACCCGTATCCTGTGATCAAGATAAGCGATCACCTTGATGCCTGCGGGCTTGAAGATATGGTCCGAAAACTCAACCCTGAAGTCACGCTTGTTTACCATCCCGGGGGGCACAGACCTTCCAAATTTTCAAAACATTTAAATTCAATAGGGATCGATTCGATATCCATAGATCAGATCGGTAATGTTTTAAGCAATGAATTTATTTAA
- a CDS encoding EMC6-like membrane protein: MSKQSPKSKSRKEPATAKEAPVKVATASVEAPENKSLPNQKTPEEKQKAHRDGIIKTIVAAVLGVIFGFIMFSQYGAGEDRIWYAILMIVIGITYYVQKLIYIPLKIDTKEFKPKDWFFVEFIVIDFFLVTWTLLLN; the protein is encoded by the coding sequence TTGAGTAAACAATCCCCAAAGTCAAAGTCCAGAAAGGAACCCGCAACTGCTAAAGAGGCCCCCGTCAAAGTTGCCACAGCAAGTGTTGAGGCTCCCGAAAACAAGAGTCTCCCCAATCAAAAAACCCCCGAAGAAAAGCAGAAAGCTCACAGGGATGGAATTATAAAAACAATTGTTGCTGCAGTACTTGGAGTAATTTTCGGATTTATAATGTTCAGCCAGTATGGGGCAGGTGAAGACCGGATCTGGTATGCCATACTTATGATCGTTATCGGAATTACTTATTATGTCCAGAAGCTGATCTATATTCCTCTAAAAATTGATACCAAAGAATTTAAGCCTAAAGACTGGTTTTTTGTAGAGTTCATAGTTATAGACTTTTTCCTTGTAACCTGGACTCTGCTTCTGAATTAA
- a CDS encoding ribosome biogenesis/translation initiation ATPase RLI — protein MRIAILNKDRCQPRRCSKECEKYCPRVRTGDETIIFEEDGKPVISEELCVGCGICINKCPFDAIMIIGLPEALQEPTHRYGPNGFALFGLPVPRIGKVSGILGPNGIGKSTSVQILSGTLIPNFGQGKGDWDTVLEHYAGTALHDYFKDVVDGKVKVSQKPQYVDLIPKAFKGKTSELLEKTDEKGVLDELIDRLDLKGVIERKISELSGGELQRVAIAACAARDAQFYFFDEISPYLDIYQRINVARLIQEISKDRAVLVVEHDLAILDMLTDVVHIAYGEPAGFGVVTLPKSVRVGINQYLKGYLPEENIRIRPESIRFEVHPPREDAQFQSMISFNSFSKQYGDGFSLKATGGSLREGEVLGIVGPNGIGKSTFVKVLAGEIKPDEGDPGIDVKISYKPQYIKADTPVSVQDFLRGITKRFGTSYYEVEIAAPLQLERIYESLLTDLSGGELQRVAIAACLSQEADLYILDEPSAHLDVEQRSMVTKVINRFAENNQKTAMVVDHDIYMIDMLSQRLLVFEGESSVYGEANGPFSMEKGMNRFLKNLGITFRRDEETRRPRVNNLGSRLDREQKENGNYYYSAKD, from the coding sequence ATGAGAATAGCTATACTTAACAAAGACAGGTGCCAGCCCAGAAGATGCAGTAAGGAGTGCGAAAAATATTGTCCTAGAGTCAGGACAGGAGACGAAACCATTATTTTTGAGGAAGATGGCAAGCCGGTCATCTCCGAAGAACTATGTGTTGGTTGCGGGATATGCATTAACAAATGTCCTTTCGATGCCATCATGATCATAGGGCTTCCTGAAGCTCTGCAAGAGCCCACGCACAGGTACGGGCCAAACGGTTTTGCTCTTTTCGGGCTTCCAGTGCCGAGGATAGGGAAGGTATCCGGTATTTTGGGCCCGAACGGGATAGGGAAGAGTACCTCTGTCCAGATTCTTTCCGGAACTCTGATCCCTAACTTCGGGCAGGGAAAAGGAGACTGGGATACGGTATTAGAACACTATGCGGGGACTGCGCTTCATGACTATTTCAAAGATGTAGTGGACGGAAAGGTAAAGGTTTCCCAAAAACCCCAGTACGTTGACCTTATCCCCAAAGCTTTCAAAGGCAAGACCTCCGAGCTGCTTGAAAAAACCGATGAAAAGGGGGTTCTGGACGAACTCATCGACCGTCTTGACCTGAAAGGCGTAATCGAGCGAAAAATTTCGGAATTGAGTGGTGGGGAACTTCAGAGAGTTGCAATTGCAGCCTGTGCGGCAAGAGATGCCCAGTTTTATTTCTTTGACGAAATAAGCCCTTACCTCGACATATACCAGAGGATTAACGTTGCCCGTCTGATTCAGGAAATCTCAAAGGACAGGGCAGTTCTTGTAGTCGAGCACGACCTTGCGATCCTGGACATGCTTACGGACGTCGTTCACATAGCTTACGGTGAACCCGCAGGATTCGGTGTGGTCACTCTCCCGAAAAGTGTGCGAGTCGGAATCAATCAGTACCTTAAAGGCTACCTCCCTGAAGAAAATATCCGGATCCGGCCCGAATCCATCAGGTTCGAGGTCCATCCCCCGAGAGAGGACGCCCAGTTCCAGTCTATGATCTCCTTTAACAGCTTCTCAAAGCAGTATGGGGACGGCTTCTCTCTCAAGGCAACCGGCGGAAGCCTGCGGGAAGGGGAAGTGCTCGGGATAGTCGGGCCTAACGGGATAGGAAAATCAACATTTGTAAAAGTCCTGGCAGGGGAAATCAAGCCAGATGAAGGGGATCCGGGAATTGATGTTAAAATTTCCTACAAGCCCCAGTATATTAAAGCCGATACTCCTGTAAGTGTCCAGGACTTTCTGAGGGGAATTACAAAGCGTTTCGGGACCAGCTACTATGAGGTTGAGATTGCAGCTCCCCTCCAGCTTGAAAGAATCTATGAAAGCCTGCTTACCGATCTGAGTGGTGGAGAACTGCAGAGGGTGGCAATTGCCGCCTGCCTGTCCCAGGAAGCCGACCTCTATATCCTGGACGAGCCGAGTGCTCACCTTGATGTGGAGCAGCGTTCTATGGTCACCAAAGTCATCAACCGCTTTGCCGAAAACAACCAGAAGACAGCTATGGTTGTTGACCACGATATCTATATGATCGATATGCTCAGCCAACGCCTCCTTGTTTTTGAAGGCGAGTCTTCTGTCTACGGTGAAGCCAACGGGCCTTTCAGCATGGAAAAAGGCATGAATAGGTTCCTGAAAAACCTCGGCATCACTTTCCGCAGGGATGAAGAAACGAGGCGTCCCCGTGTAAACAACCTCGGCTCAAGGCTTGACCGGGAGCAGAAGGAAAACGGAAACTACTATTATTCCGCTAAAGACTGA
- a CDS encoding ATP-dependent DNA helicase, producing MKIESLDLPDEVKRFYENSGIPELYPPQAEAVEKGLLEGKNLLAAVPTASGKTLLAELAMLKSVLAGGKALYIVPLRALASEKYRRFQEFSELGVKVGISTGDYDRRDEGLGINDIIVATSEKTDSLLRNDTAWMPEISVVVADEVHLIDSADRGPTLEVTLAKLRKMNPSCQILALSATVGNADELAAWLDAELVLSEWRPTDLMEGVFFNGTFFCKDKEKPVEQPTKDEAINLVLDTLGEGGQCLVFESSRKNCMGFAKKATSAVKKTLSAEDKEKLSGIADGILENSETDTASVLASCVRAGTAFHHAGLTSPLRELVETGFREGYIKLISSTPTLAAGLNLPARRVIIRSYRRYSSDSGMQPIPVLEYKQMAGRAGRPRLDPYGEAVLLAKSYEELVFLFEKYIEAGAEDIWSKLGTENALRTHVLSTISNGFARTKEELMDFLEATFFAYQYSNFGLSMVVDECLNFLRQEEMLEQDSDALIPTMFGKLVSRLYIDPLSAALIAKGLREAGTLTGLTLLHLVCSTPDMRLMYMRSHDYQDINDFVMAHTEEFSKVPNPFNIVEYEWFLSEVKTALLLMDWIREKPENEICLKFGTGEGDIRTTADIAEWIMHVTAQLARLLDLKGAKEAAELEKRIHYGAGPELMDLLDIRGIGRVRARKLYGAGFKSTADLAGASPEKVAALVGPKIAERIFRQIGRREAVPEISDSETFEKSSQDRQKTISDF from the coding sequence ATGAAGATAGAAAGTCTCGACCTGCCCGATGAAGTAAAGCGCTTTTATGAAAACTCCGGGATTCCTGAACTTTATCCTCCTCAGGCGGAAGCTGTTGAAAAGGGGCTGCTTGAGGGGAAAAACCTGCTTGCTGCAGTCCCAACGGCTTCAGGGAAGACTTTGCTTGCAGAGCTTGCAATGCTGAAATCCGTGCTTGCGGGGGGAAAAGCCCTTTATATCGTGCCCCTACGAGCCCTGGCTTCCGAAAAGTACAGGCGTTTTCAGGAGTTTTCCGAACTGGGGGTAAAGGTCGGGATCTCGACAGGAGACTATGACAGGCGGGACGAAGGGCTCGGCATAAACGACATAATCGTAGCCACGTCGGAAAAAACCGATTCCCTGCTCAGGAACGATACTGCCTGGATGCCGGAGATCTCGGTTGTTGTGGCCGATGAAGTCCATCTTATCGATTCTGCGGACCGGGGCCCCACCCTTGAGGTCACCCTGGCAAAGCTCCGAAAAATGAACCCTTCCTGCCAGATCCTTGCTCTTTCGGCAACTGTGGGGAATGCCGATGAACTTGCAGCCTGGCTTGACGCCGAACTTGTGCTAAGCGAATGGAGGCCCACTGACCTTATGGAAGGGGTATTTTTTAACGGGACATTTTTCTGCAAGGATAAAGAAAAGCCTGTTGAACAGCCAACAAAAGACGAAGCCATAAACCTTGTACTCGATACCCTGGGGGAAGGCGGTCAGTGTCTTGTTTTCGAAAGCAGTCGGAAAAACTGCATGGGTTTTGCAAAGAAGGCGACTTCTGCAGTTAAAAAGACTCTTTCTGCAGAAGACAAAGAAAAGCTTTCGGGGATTGCTGACGGGATCCTGGAAAACAGTGAAACCGATACTGCCTCGGTTCTTGCATCCTGTGTCCGTGCAGGGACAGCTTTTCACCATGCGGGCCTTACTTCTCCTTTGAGAGAACTCGTAGAAACCGGCTTCCGGGAAGGGTACATAAAACTGATCTCAAGTACCCCGACCCTTGCAGCAGGGCTGAACCTACCTGCCAGGCGTGTAATTATACGGAGTTACCGGCGCTATTCTTCGGATTCAGGTATGCAGCCCATCCCGGTGCTCGAATACAAGCAGATGGCAGGAAGAGCCGGAAGGCCGAGGCTTGACCCCTACGGAGAAGCTGTACTGCTGGCAAAGTCCTATGAGGAACTTGTATTCCTTTTTGAGAAATATATCGAAGCCGGAGCCGAAGATATCTGGTCCAAACTCGGAACGGAAAATGCCCTGAGGACACACGTGCTCTCCACGATTTCGAACGGGTTTGCCCGGACAAAGGAAGAGCTTATGGATTTTCTGGAAGCTACTTTTTTTGCGTACCAGTACTCAAACTTCGGGCTCTCCATGGTTGTGGACGAGTGCCTGAACTTTTTACGGCAGGAAGAGATGCTTGAGCAGGATTCCGATGCATTAATTCCCACAATGTTCGGAAAACTTGTTTCCAGGCTCTACATTGACCCTCTTTCAGCAGCCCTCATTGCAAAGGGCTTAAGAGAAGCCGGGACCCTGACCGGGTTAACTCTTCTTCACCTGGTCTGCAGTACACCCGATATGCGCCTGATGTATATGCGGAGCCATGACTATCAGGATATCAATGATTTCGTAATGGCACACACAGAAGAGTTCTCAAAGGTTCCGAACCCCTTCAATATTGTTGAATATGAGTGGTTCCTGAGCGAGGTAAAGACGGCTCTTTTGCTGATGGACTGGATCCGTGAGAAACCTGAAAACGAGATATGTTTAAAATTCGGTACAGGGGAAGGAGACATCCGTACAACTGCAGACATTGCCGAGTGGATCATGCACGTGACCGCCCAGCTTGCCCGCCTCCTTGACCTCAAAGGAGCAAAAGAAGCTGCAGAACTTGAAAAGCGCATTCATTACGGAGCAGGCCCGGAACTGATGGACCTGCTCGATATCAGGGGCATCGGCCGTGTAAGGGCAAGGAAACTTTATGGGGCAGGTTTCAAATCCACAGCAGACCTCGCAGGGGCCTCTCCTGAAAAAGTAGCTGCCCTTGTTGGCCCGAAGATTGCTGAGAGGATCTTCAGGCAGATTGGGAGAAGAGAAGCAGTTCCTGAGATCTCTGATTCTGAGACCTTTGAAAAAAGTTCCCAGGACAGGCAGAAAACGATCAGCGATTTTTGA
- the hisD gene encoding histidinol dehydrogenase, with the protein MVTMLFKKLSDVSEAEMQKLISRGSGLADVGEIVSSVLSDVQVRGDAAVREYTKKFDKVELADFEVSEAEFEEALAGIGPELLEHLKVAAANIRAFHAAQLPEATWFMEVQPGVVLGQKATALESVGAYAPGGRASYPSTVLMTVIPARVAGVGQVIVCTPPRADGSVHPLTLAAAKVAGADKVFKLGGVQAVGAMAYGTETVPKVDKIVGPGNVFVTSAKMQVRDVAEIDFPAGPSEVLIIADDSADAVMAASDIIAQAEHDPNAVSVLVTTSETLGEAVRREVLLQTENTARSEIVKTSLENAAVLISDTLEQSIDFSNKFAPEHLEIMVEDSDFVLNKIKNAGSIFVGNYAPVPVGDYASGTNHVLPTAGYARIYSGLNINHFLKYSSIQKISKSGLESLKETIIALAEEEGLQAHADAIRTRFGYRPSK; encoded by the coding sequence ATGGTCACAATGTTATTCAAAAAGTTGTCTGATGTTTCGGAAGCTGAAATGCAGAAATTAATTTCCCGGGGGTCCGGGCTTGCAGATGTCGGAGAAATCGTTTCTTCCGTACTTTCGGATGTGCAAGTGAGGGGAGACGCAGCAGTCAGGGAGTATACAAAGAAGTTTGATAAAGTTGAGCTTGCCGATTTTGAGGTGAGTGAGGCAGAGTTTGAAGAAGCTCTGGCAGGGATCGGTCCGGAACTGCTTGAACACCTCAAGGTCGCAGCTGCAAATATAAGAGCCTTCCATGCAGCCCAGCTGCCTGAAGCTACCTGGTTTATGGAAGTTCAGCCCGGGGTTGTTCTGGGGCAGAAGGCAACAGCTCTTGAAAGTGTGGGGGCCTATGCTCCGGGGGGCCGGGCATCCTATCCTTCAACGGTGCTGATGACTGTAATTCCTGCAAGGGTTGCAGGGGTTGGACAGGTTATCGTATGCACTCCTCCGAGGGCTGACGGGTCCGTACACCCTCTTACGCTTGCTGCAGCAAAGGTTGCAGGGGCAGATAAGGTCTTCAAGCTCGGAGGCGTGCAGGCAGTCGGGGCAATGGCTTACGGAACCGAAACCGTTCCTAAGGTGGACAAAATAGTGGGTCCTGGGAACGTTTTTGTGACATCTGCCAAGATGCAGGTGAGAGATGTTGCCGAGATTGATTTCCCTGCAGGTCCGAGTGAGGTTCTGATCATAGCGGATGATTCTGCCGATGCTGTAATGGCTGCCTCGGATATCATAGCCCAGGCCGAACACGACCCGAACGCGGTGTCGGTGCTTGTGACAACTTCAGAAACTCTTGGAGAAGCTGTAAGGCGGGAAGTGCTTCTTCAGACTGAAAACACTGCAAGAAGTGAAATTGTAAAAACTTCGCTTGAGAATGCTGCAGTCCTGATTTCCGACACTCTTGAACAGAGCATTGACTTCAGCAATAAATTTGCTCCAGAGCACCTGGAAATTATGGTGGAAGACTCCGATTTCGTACTTAACAAGATTAAAAATGCCGGATCGATTTTTGTAGGGAACTATGCTCCTGTCCCGGTTGGAGACTACGCTTCCGGTACCAATCACGTGCTGCCCACGGCAGGATATGCCAGGATTTATTCAGGGCTGAATATCAACCACTTCCTTAAATACTCCAGTATCCAGAAAATCAGCAAGAGTGGGCTTGAAAGTCTAAAAGAAACTATAATCGCATTAGCTGAGGAAGAAGGTCTGCAGGCACATGCTGACGCTATAAGGACTCGTTTTGGGTACAGACCCTCTAAATAA
- a CDS encoding DUF1699 family protein, which yields MKIRVVSSREEIPTLNPNERVIHLAFRPSNRDVFMLAETCPKIEAIQLPKSYRRTVSKSIEMFLEMQKINLLEGDVWGHRKDINEYYNVSQNVLEKIQELKADRFSNEMIADKLSRESKLNSDMILYILSKKSLELS from the coding sequence ATGAAAATCAGAGTAGTTAGTTCACGGGAGGAAATTCCTACCCTAAATCCGAATGAGAGGGTTATCCATCTCGCTTTCAGGCCGTCTAACAGGGATGTATTCATGCTTGCCGAAACATGTCCTAAAATTGAAGCCATACAGCTTCCTAAATCTTACAGAAGGACTGTTTCCAAGTCAATAGAGATGTTTCTGGAAATGCAGAAGATTAATCTCCTTGAAGGAGATGTATGGGGACACCGGAAGGACATAAACGAATATTACAACGTTTCTCAGAATGTTCTGGAGAAAATTCAGGAATTAAAAGCCGACAGGTTCTCCAATGAGATGATTGCCGATAAACTTTCAAGGGAAAGCAAATTGAATTCGGACATGATTCTCTACATCCTCAGCAAGAAGAGTCTGGAACTGTCCTGA
- a CDS encoding DUF1699 family protein: protein MKIRVVSSRDEILSLNPNEKVIHLAFRPSNKDIFLLVETCPKLEIVQLPKSYQKTISKSMEMFLEMQKIQLLEGDVWGHRKDLNEYYTVSPSVIAKIRNMKAEGIPSEYVAEKMAKESKLSPKMILYVLNRKPVE from the coding sequence ATGAAAATACGAGTTGTCAGTTCAAGAGATGAAATTCTCTCCTTAAACCCGAACGAAAAGGTAATCCACCTTGCGTTCAGGCCGTCAAATAAAGACATTTTCCTGCTTGTTGAAACATGTCCTAAGCTCGAAATAGTCCAGCTTCCTAAATCATATCAAAAGACTATTTCAAAGTCAATGGAGATGTTTCTGGAAATGCAAAAAATCCAGCTGCTTGAGGGAGATGTATGGGGGCACAGAAAGGACCTAAATGAATATTACACCGTCTCTCCCTCAGTAATTGCAAAAATAAGGAACATGAAAGCGGAAGGGATTCCAAGTGAATATGTTGCCGAAAAAATGGCTAAAGAAAGCAAACTCAGCCCGAAGATGATCCTTTATGTCCTTAACAGAAAACCAGTAGAATAA
- a CDS encoding TrpB-like pyridoxal phosphate-dependent enzyme gives MEQTKIILDENEMPKKWYNVLADLPSPIDPPLDPRTWQPISPDALEPIFPKALIMQEMSSNRYIDIPGEVLDVYRLWRPSPLFRAHQLEKVLKTPAKIYYKYEGVSPAGSHKTNTSIAQAYYNMKDGTERLTTETGAGQWGSALSLACNYFDLECKVYMVRSSFYQKPYRKSLMTLWGGNVVPSPSPDTEFGRKILQEQPETPGSLGIAISEAVEDAVAHENTKYSLGSVLNHVVLHQTVIGAECKQQLAQVEEYPDVVIGCCGGGSNLGGIALEFIKDRLEGTNNARVVAVEPSACPSLTKGEYRYDFGDTAEMTPLLKMYTLGHKHVPPAIHAGGLRYHGDSPIISKLCAEGLMEAVSYDQQEVFDAAVQFARTEGIVPAPESAHAIRCAIDEALAAKQTGEKKTILFNLSGHGHFDMSSYDKYFSGGLV, from the coding sequence ATGGAACAGACAAAGATTATCCTTGACGAAAACGAGATGCCAAAGAAATGGTACAATGTCCTTGCCGACCTCCCGTCTCCGATTGACCCGCCTCTGGATCCAAGAACCTGGCAGCCCATAAGCCCGGATGCCCTTGAGCCCATTTTCCCAAAGGCTCTGATAATGCAGGAAATGAGCAGCAACCGGTATATCGATATTCCCGGGGAAGTGCTTGATGTTTACAGGCTCTGGAGGCCAAGCCCACTGTTCAGAGCCCACCAGCTTGAAAAAGTCCTCAAGACCCCTGCAAAGATCTACTACAAATACGAAGGAGTTAGCCCTGCAGGCAGCCACAAAACAAATACTTCGATTGCCCAGGCTTACTATAACATGAAAGACGGGACCGAAAGGCTCACAACCGAGACCGGCGCCGGACAATGGGGAAGTGCACTTTCTCTTGCCTGCAATTATTTCGACCTCGAATGCAAAGTTTATATGGTCCGTTCCAGTTTTTACCAGAAACCTTATCGAAAATCCCTTATGACTCTCTGGGGAGGAAATGTCGTGCCTTCCCCAAGCCCTGACACGGAATTCGGACGAAAGATCCTGCAGGAGCAGCCCGAAACCCCCGGAAGCCTCGGGATTGCTATCAGCGAGGCTGTAGAAGATGCAGTAGCCCATGAGAACACAAAATATTCCCTTGGAAGTGTGCTTAACCATGTTGTGCTGCACCAGACCGTAATAGGTGCAGAGTGCAAACAGCAGCTTGCGCAGGTAGAAGAGTACCCTGATGTGGTTATCGGGTGCTGCGGTGGCGGAAGTAACCTGGGAGGAATCGCGCTTGAGTTCATAAAAGACAGGCTTGAAGGAACAAACAACGCAAGAGTGGTTGCAGTCGAACCTTCAGCCTGCCCGTCCCTGACAAAAGGAGAGTACAGGTACGACTTCGGAGACACTGCCGAGATGACCCCCCTCCTGAAGATGTACACCCTAGGCCACAAGCATGTACCGCCTGCCATCCATGCCGGAGGACTCCGCTACCACGGGGACTCTCCGATCATAAGCAAACTCTGCGCAGAAGGACTTATGGAAGCTGTTTCATACGACCAGCAGGAAGTTTTTGATGCAGCCGTACAGTTTGCCAGGACCGAAGGAATCGTGCCTGCACCTGAATCTGCCCATGCCATCCGCTGTGCGATTGATGAAGCGCTTGCCGCCAAACAAACCGGAGAAAAAAAGACCATCCTCTTCAACCTGAGCGGGCACGGGCACTTTGACATGTCCTCCTATGACAAATATTTCAGCGGGGGACTTGTCTGA
- the thiD gene encoding bifunctional hydroxymethylpyrimidine kinase/phosphomethylpyrimidine kinase, which produces MTENPLTKIPIVMTIAGSDSGGGAGIAADLKTFASFGVHGTCAITSVTAQNTTGVLETFDLAPGAIASQIEAVCSDMKIKWAKTGMLASAEIVKQVAKQVKKHGLSLVLDPVMAAEAGGDLLQKEAFSVLIEELLPLCKVTTPNAFEAGALAGIPVKNPEDAKLAARKIADLGVEAVIVTGGHLDATDLIYESVSDTFTRIPGTFVSGGTHGSGCTYSAAMTACLACDDRLEISAMKAKNFVVQAIQRSMPVGRGVGPVNPLGKALEDKERYLALEDVKEAVLILADSHEFAKLIPEVGCNIGMAIPGARNYEDVAAVEGRIVRCRGRANPVGCIDFGASKHVAGVILAALREQPGIRAAMNVKYSEEILATCRSLGLGISLFDREKETEGVSTIDRGSSEAIKEYGGVPGVIYDEGGVGKEPMIRLLGTGASELAKLAVELARKIE; this is translated from the coding sequence ATGACAGAAAACCCCTTAACAAAAATCCCTATTGTGATGACCATTGCAGGCTCAGATTCAGGAGGAGGAGCTGGAATTGCTGCCGACCTGAAAACCTTTGCCTCCTTCGGAGTGCACGGAACCTGTGCCATAACTTCCGTAACTGCCCAGAATACAACAGGGGTGCTTGAGACATTTGACCTTGCCCCCGGAGCTATTGCAAGCCAGATCGAGGCGGTCTGTTCGGATATGAAGATTAAATGGGCGAAGACCGGGATGCTTGCTTCGGCCGAAATTGTAAAGCAAGTTGCAAAGCAGGTAAAAAAGCACGGGCTTTCCCTTGTGCTCGACCCTGTCATGGCTGCCGAAGCCGGAGGAGACCTCCTGCAAAAAGAAGCCTTTTCGGTCCTTATCGAAGAGCTGCTGCCCCTCTGCAAGGTTACGACTCCAAACGCTTTTGAGGCAGGGGCTCTTGCAGGAATTCCCGTCAAAAACCCTGAAGATGCAAAACTTGCGGCAAGAAAAATCGCAGACCTCGGAGTTGAAGCCGTAATTGTAACGGGAGGGCACCTTGATGCAACCGACCTTATCTACGAATCCGTATCCGATACCTTTACCCGTATTCCCGGAACCTTTGTTAGCGGAGGAACCCACGGCTCAGGCTGCACCTACTCGGCAGCGATGACCGCCTGCCTTGCCTGCGATGACCGCCTGGAAATCTCTGCCATGAAAGCAAAGAACTTTGTGGTGCAGGCAATCCAGAGGAGTATGCCTGTAGGCAGGGGAGTCGGGCCTGTGAATCCTCTCGGAAAGGCCCTTGAGGACAAAGAGCGCTATCTTGCCCTGGAAGATGTAAAAGAAGCGGTTTTAATCCTTGCCGACAGCCATGAGTTTGCAAAACTCATCCCTGAGGTTGGCTGCAACATAGGAATGGCAATTCCGGGAGCCAGAAATTATGAGGACGTTGCGGCTGTGGAAGGCAGGATAGTGAGGTGCAGGGGGAGGGCAAACCCTGTGGGATGTATCGACTTTGGGGCCAGCAAGCATGTGGCAGGGGTCATCCTGGCAGCCCTTCGCGAGCAGCCCGGGATCAGAGCTGCCATGAATGTAAAATATTCGGAAGAAATCCTTGCAACCTGCAGGAGTCTGGGACTTGGAATCTCCTTATTTGACAGGGAAAAAGAGACTGAAGGGGTCAGCACCATAGACCGGGGCAGTTCCGAGGCAATAAAAGAATACGGAGGAGTGCCTGGAGTAATCTATGATGAAGGCGGAGTGGGAAAAGAACCCATGATCAGACTCCTCGGTACAGGGGCTTCAGAGCTTGCAAAACTTGCAGTAGAACTTGCCAGAAAAATTGAGTAA
- a CDS encoding LSm family protein: MANRPLDILNNALDTPVIVRLKGAREFRGELKGYDIHMNLVLDNAEELREGEVISKFTSVVIRGDNVVYVSP; encoded by the coding sequence ATGGCAAACCGACCTCTGGATATTTTGAACAACGCACTGGACACACCTGTAATCGTTAGATTGAAAGGAGCACGTGAGTTCAGGGGCGAGCTGAAAGGATACGATATTCACATGAACCTCGTGCTTGACAATGCTGAAGAATTAAGAGAAGGAGAAGTCATAAGTAAATTCACCAGTGTCGTTATCCGCGGTGACAACGTGGTATACGTATCTCCGTAA
- a CDS encoding 50S ribosomal protein L37e, whose protein sequence is MSKGTSSMGKRQKRTHAKCRRCGSVSFNVHTKQCTSCGFGKTSRMRTYKWQAKCKY, encoded by the coding sequence ATGAGTAAAGGTACTTCATCAATGGGAAAAAGGCAGAAACGCACTCACGCCAAATGCAGAAGATGCGGCAGCGTTTCGTTCAACGTGCATACAAAACAATGTACTTCATGTGGCTTTGGAAAGACATCCCGCATGAGAACTTACAAGTGGCAGGCAAAGTGCAAGTATTAA